The sequence below is a genomic window from Lysobacter capsici.
CGACAAGATCGTGCAGCTCGAATCCAACCGAAGCGACGATCAACGCCATGTCCAAGCGCTGGCCGCCAGCGTGGCCGAACTGCGCAAGACCGTGGCGATGGCCGAGGGCAACATCCGCCGCTTGAAACAACAACTCGACACGGTCAAGGCGACCGAAAGCGTGCAGCGCGCGCAGGCCGCGGTCGCGCAGCGCTACGTCGGGCCGCACAACAAGATGCCGACCGCGATCGACTCGCTGGCGCGGATCAAGCAAAAACAGGCCGAGCGCGGCGCGCGGGTGGAGGCGGCCGAGCAACTGGCGCGCACCGATCGCGGCGATGCGCTGGAACGAAAACTGCGCGACGCCGGGATCATGGCCGACGTCGCCGGCACCGATGCGGTGCTGACGCGATTGCGACAAAAACCGAGACCGGCGCGATGCAGTGCGGGACGGCGGCGAGCAAGGGAGCGCGAGCAACTGGCGCGACGGCGACACCGTGCGGCGTGGAACGAAAACTGCGCGACGCGGGGCTGGTCGGCACCGATGCGGTGCTGACGCGATTGCGACAAAAATTGCCGGACTGACCGGCGCGATGGCAGTGCCGCCCGGACGGCGGCGAGCGGGGAAGGGAGGGGTGCGATGATCGAATTTCTGCAGATCGTGTTTGCGGACGCGATGCGCCTGGGCTGGGCGGATGGTGACGGTGGTGGTCGGCGTCGGCGGCTGGTCGGCATGGACGCGGCCGATGGCTGTTCGCGTCGGCGAAGGGCCATCGCACGGCCACGTCGGCGGCCACGGCACGGCCACGGGCACGGCCATGCGCCGGCGACGGCCATGCGCTCGGCCACGGCCCATGCTGGCGCGCGATCATCAATCAAAGCGTGTTCGATCCGCTGATGCGCCTGGGCCTGGGCGGCATTCCGGTGACGGTGGTGCTCAGCACCCTGATCGCCAGCGGCTGGGCGCTGAGTTTCTTCGCCGACCTGCTGTTGCTGCGGCTGCTGCCCGAAGGGCCATTGCGCACCGTCGCCAGCGTCGTGCGTCGCGCCATCGTCCGCATTCGGTCGGTCAACCAGTGCGCCGCGCTGGAAGACGGCGGCGCCGAGCTGATGCCGCAACCGCGACGGTCGCCGCACGCGCGACCGGCGCGCCGGCCGATCACCGCGCCGCCGCGACCGGGTACAACGCGGCGACGCGACGAATTTCGCGACGAACCGGTACCGAGCGAAGTTCGACGGCGGGCTGAGCCGTATCCGCAACGTTATAGGGAGGGCGACGCGTCCGCCTTCGAGCAACGTAGTTGCCCTTCGAGTGCTTTTACGATCCTCACCCTGGTCGGGTTGGGCGTCCTGATCGTGTTCGTCCTGTTCAAGGCGTTCTATCCCGCGGGCACGTCATCGGGTCGTCCCGCCACATGCGTCAACATGTGTGGTGCTAAGGTGCATTTCACATTGACATGATCTCATGATCAGTGGAAGATCGACCGGCGGGCCAAGGACGGATTGATCTGCAAGGACAACATGCGCGCCGACATCACCGTCGCGTTCTACCTGCGGGTCAACGAGACCCAGCAGGACGTGCTCAAGGTCGCCAAGGCGATCGGCGTGGACCGCGCCTCCGACCGCACCGCGGTCAATGAGCTGTTCAACGCCAAGTTCTCCGAAGCGCTCAAGACCGTCGGCAAGCAGATCGACTTCGTCAAGCTGTTCGAGAACCGCCAGGAATTCCGCGACCGCATCATCGAGGTGATCGGCAACGACCTCAACGGCTACATCCTCGAGGACGTCGCGATCGACTACCTGGAGCAGACGCCCAAGTCCTCGCTGGACCCGACCAACATCCTCGACGCCGAAGGCATCCGCAAGATCACCGAGCTGACCGCGGCGCAGAACGTGATCACCAACGAGCTCGAGCGCAACGAGCAGCTGGCGATCACCAAGAAGAACGTCGAGACCCGCGAAGCCATGCTCGCGCTCGAACGCCAGCAGGCCGACGCCGAGGCGCGGCAGAAGCGCGAGATCCAGACCATCCAGGCGCGCGAGCAGGCCGAGACCGCCAAGGTCCAGGAAGAAGAGCGGCTCAAGTCGGAGAACGCGCGCATATCGGTGCAGGAGCAGCTCGACATCCGCGAGGAGAACCGTCAGCGCGAAGTCGAAGTGGCGCAGCAGAACCGCCAGCGCGCGGTGGTGATCGAGGTCGAAAAGGTCACCCGCGCCAAGGATCTGGAAATCGTCGCGCGCGAACGCGAGGTCGAGTTGAACCGGATCGAGAAGGAAAAGGCGCTGGAAGAACAGCGCAAGGAAATCGCCAACGTGATCCGCGACCGGATCGCGGTCGAGAAGACCGTGGCGCAGGAAGAAGAGCGGATCAAGGAAGTGCGCCAGGTGTCCGAGGCCGACCGCGCCAAGCAGGTCATGGTGCTGCACGCGCAGGCCAAGGCCGAGGAAGAGATGGTGCGCCAGGTCAAGCAGGCCGAGGCCGACGAGACCTCGTCCAAGCACAAGGCGGTGGAGATCACCACCTTGGCGCAGGCCGAACTGGAATCGGCCGGCAAGCAGTCGGAAGCCAAGAAGAAGATGGCCGAAGGCATCGAGGCCGAGCGCGCGGCGCCGGGCCTGGCCGATGCGCGGGTGCGCGAGATCACCGCCGCGGCGATCGAGAAGGAAGGCATGGCCAAGGCCCGCGTGGTCGCCGAGACCATGGGCGCGGAAGCCAAGGGCGAGCAGGAAAAGGGCATGGCGCAGGCGCGGGTGATGGAAGCGCAGGCCGACGCCAAGCAAAAGCTCGGCCTGTCCGACGCCAAGGTGCTGGAAGAGAACCTGTTCGCGCAGGCGCGCGGCGAAGAGCAGCTGGGTTCGGCCAAGGCCAAGGCCAATCGCGACCTGGGCATGTCCGAAGCCGACGTGCTGCTGCAGAAGCTCAAGTCCGAAGCCGAGGGCCTGTCGCAGAAGTTCGGCGCGCTCGATTCGCTCAGTGACCAGTCGCGTGCGCACGAAGAATTCCGCATGCAGCTGGAGAAGAACTTCGAACAGGCCATCGCCGGCATCGACGCCAACAAGGAAGTGGCGAAGGAACAGGCCGACGTGCTGGCCGCCGCGCTCAGCAAGGCCAACATCGACATCGTCGGCGGCGAAGGCGCGTTCTTCGATTCCTTCGCCAAGGCGCTGTCGGTCGGCAAGGCGATCGAAGGCGTGGCCGGCAAGAGCCCGATCGTGCAGGACGTGCTGCAGCGCCTGCTCAACAAGGGCGACGACAAGAGCATCGCCAAGCTCGAAGCCAAGTCCGACGGCACGCCCGCCGGCGAGACCGCGCTGGATTCCTGAGCGCGCGCCTGACCCAGGGAATGCGCCGCCGCTCGCGGCGGCGCATCGGATTGACGTCCGCGGCGCAAGCGTTTCGCGCCGCGGGCAGGACCGGTAGGACGAACCACTGATGGCCGATACCAAGCCGACCGCTTCCGCGCGCAGCACCGCCGCGGGCGACATTTCCAACGACAGCGCGAAGGCGGCCGCTCACGCGGCGGTCGATCAGGCCGTCGCCCAGGGCGGCGCGTACGAGGTGCTGAGCAAGCGGCTGAGCGAACAGGGGCTGCGTCTGCGCGGGATCGCGCAGGGTTTGAACCAGCAGCGCCTGAGCGAGTTCGGCAGCAGCCAGATGGAGGTGATCGGGCGGTTCCGCATCCGCACCGAGAACAACTGCGTCGCGCGCGACATCGTGCAGGTCGGCGAGCATTTGGTGTTCGGCTACAACGTGTTCATGGGGCTGAAGAAAGAGACCACGGTCGCCGACGTATTCTCGCTGTACAAGCTGGTGCAAGGGCCGGAAGGCTACGACGTCACCCCGGTCGAGCTGAAGGGCAGCTTCCTCGGCATCGACAGTTTCGCCCAGGATTTCCGCGAGCTGTACGCGTACTACAAGCACACCCGCCTGATCCAGCTGATCGTGCGCGACGGCAAGTTGCTGGCCGCGTTCCAGATCGGCGAGCGCATCACCGACCTGCGCGTGTTCCGCTGGTCGGTCTCGCCCAACGGCGAGGTGCGCTACATCGACAACCGCGGCGAGCGCGACATCGCGCTGCCGGCGCCGTTCGATTTCGAATGGACCCGCGCGACCCGCGAGATGGTGGTCAACGGCCGCCATCCGCATCTGAACATTCTCGACAGCGTGTTCGTCGAGACCGTCAACGGCGATCTCACCATCAAGGTCGAGAACAACACCGAGGACGGCAAGGGCATCTACCGCGAACCGGTCGAGGACAAGACCCAGTCGCTGGACGACGCGCAGGTGGATTTCGCCAAGGTCGGCAGCCTGATCCTGCTCAAGATCCTGCCGTACCGCGAGGAGCAGTGGCGCTACCTCGTGTTCAACACGCTGACCCGCAAGGTGCTGCGCCAGGATGCGATCGGCCTGGCCTGCATCCAGTTGCCCGAGGACCACGGCATCATCTTCCCGGGCGGGTATTACCTGCAAAACGGCGAGCACAAGAGCTTCGACCAGTCGATGGACGGCATGCGCTACAAGCGCAGCATCCGTTCGCCCAACGGCGAGGACGTGCTGTACCTGTTCTACGAGCCCGAACAGGGCCGCACCGCGATGTTCACCTACAACATGATCGAACGGCGCCTGCAGACGCCGATCTTCGGTCACGGCTATGCGCGCCTGGACGACGGGCGCATGGTGATCTTCGCCACCGAAAGCGACGAGCCGACCCGCGTGCATCCGATGCAGGTCTGGCAGACGCCGTACTTCAGCGATGAATACGCGGCCAAGCAGCCGGCCGGCAACAGCTTCATGGGCAAGATCGGCAACGCCGAGCTGGTCCGCGGCGTGTCCGAGCTGATGAGCCTGTCGCGCGAGATCGAGGCCACCGAGGTCTCGGCCAAGCGCTACGGCCTGCTCGCGCAGAACACCCGGCGCCTGTTCGACGCGCACCACTGGCTGTCGGATCCGAACTGCGGCGAGACCGCGCCGCTGTTGCGCGAGATCGCCGCGACCGCCGAGTCGGTGCTGGACGAATACGAGAAAGTCGAAGGCATCCGCAACCAGTCCGACCGCGCGATGCGCGAGGCGCAGAGCAAGCAGAAAGCCTTGCTCGACAGCTTGCAGCCGGAGAACTGGGAGAAGGTCCAGGACTTCGTCGATGCGCTCAACGGCCTGACCGCGCAGCGCGGGCATCTGCTGACGATCCGCGAATACCGCTATATCGATGTGGCCGCGATCGATGCGATGGAGCAGGCGCTGGTCGCCGAGCATGAGCGCATCGGTGCGGCTACCGGCGAGTTCCTGGCCGGCGACAAGGCGCTGGCGCCGCTGGCCGAACGCCTGGCCGCGCTCGATGCGCAGGCGCAGCAGGCGACCACGGTCGCGCAACTGGTCGAGCCGCTGGAACAGATGCGTGCGATGTCCGGCGACCTGGACATGCTGTCGGCGCTGATGGCCACGCTCAAGGTCGACGACGCGACTCAGCGCACCCGCATCGTCGAGGCGATCTCGGAAATCTATTCCAGGCTCAACCAAGCCAAGGCGCGCGCCGACCAGCGTCGCAAGGGTTTGGGTTCGGCCGAATCGGTGGCGCAGTTCGGCGCCCAGTTCAGCCTGTTCGGGCAGAGCATCGCCAGCGCGCTGTCGCTGGCCCAGGACCCGGAAAAAGCCGACGAACAACTGTCGCGGCTGATGGTGCAGCTGGAGGAACTGGAAAGCCAGTTCGGCGAACACGAGGCCTTCCTCGGCGACATCCTGACCAAGCGCGAGGAGTTGCTGGAAACCTTCGAGGCGCACAAGCAGACCTTGATGGACGACCGCCAGCGCAAGGCGCAGGCGGTGATGGACGCGGCCACGCGCATCCTCGACGGCCTGGGCCGGCGTACCGCGCGTTTCGCCAGCGCGGACGAGCTCAATGCCTTCTTTGCTGGCGATGCGCTGATCCTCAAGCTACGTGAGCTGGCCGAGCGCCTGCGTGCGCTCAAGGACAGCGTCAAGGCCGACGACGTCGAGGCGCGCATGAAGGGCGCGCGCGATCAGGCCGTGCGCGCGCTGCGCGATCGCAGCGAGCTGTTCGAGGAAGGCGGCAACGTCATCAAGCTCGGGCCGCGCCATCGTTTCAGCGTCAACACCCAGGAACTCGACCTGACCCTGCTGCCGCGCGGCGACGTGTTGAACCTGCATCTGACCGGTACCGATTTCTTCGAGCCTTTGAACAACCCCGATCTGGACGCCGCGCGCGCCTATTGGGGCGTGTCGATGGATTCCGAATCGCCGCAGTTGTACCGCGGCGAGTACCTGGCCGGATTGGTGATCGAAGCGGCGGCCGGCAATCGCGAGGGTCTGAGCCTGGACCTACTGCATCAGCAGCTCGCGCAACCCGAGGCGCTGGGCCGCACGGTCCGCGACTTCGCCGCGCCGCGTTATCGCGAAGGCTACGAGAAGGGCATCCACGACCACGACGCGACCTTGATCCTGCAGGCGCTGCTGCCGCTGCGCGCGAGCGCGGGCCGGTTGGCGTTCGAACCGGCGGCGCGTGCGTGGGCGGCCTTGTACTGGTCGCAGGTCGCCCAGCACGAGCCGCACAAGCAATGGCCGGAACGCGCGCGCACGTCCGCCGATATCCAGCGCCTGTTCGGCAGCGCCTCGGGCCTGGATGCGTTGCGCGGCGAGATCGCCGAGGCGATGAGCGCCTACGCGCAGCAGCACACGCTGGCGATCGATCCGGCGCTGACCCCGCGCGCGGCCGAATACCTGGTGCAGGAGCTGTCCGACGAGCGTCCGCAATTCGTGTTCAGCAAATACGCGCAGCAACTGCTGCAGGCGCTGCGCGAGAAGCTCAGCGCGGCGCGGATGTGGGACGGTTTCGCCGCGGCGCTGGACGGGCTCGGCGATCGCATCGCGGCGCGTTGGGCGCTGGCGATGAACTGGATCGAAGCGCTGGCGCGCGCGCCGGAACTCGCGCCGCTGGCCGGTTATGCCGCCGAGGCGGCGACCTTGCTGCTGCTCGATCAGCGCTTCCCGAAAAAGATCACCGAGACCGACCTGAGCGCATCGGTGCAAGGCCTGCTCGGCGAGCATCCGCGGGTGAAGG
It includes:
- a CDS encoding PspA/IM30 family protein, which translates into the protein MPKSDGGNIWSKLLGSLRGGAHELGEDWLDSRALRILDQEIRDCDIELRQSRESLAHLLARHTLAERALSESGEKIAEYETYAIKALASGEEALAREVADKIVQLESNRSDDQRHVQALAASVAELRKTVAMAEGNIRRLKQQLDTVKATESVQRAQAAVAQRYVGPHNKMPTAIDSLARIKQKQAERGARVEAAEQLARTDRGDALERKLRDAGIMADVAGTDAVLTRLRQKPRPARCSAGRRRAREREQLARRRHRAAWNENCATRGWSAPMRC
- a CDS encoding DNA repair ATPase, which codes for MADTKPTASARSTAAGDISNDSAKAAAHAAVDQAVAQGGAYEVLSKRLSEQGLRLRGIAQGLNQQRLSEFGSSQMEVIGRFRIRTENNCVARDIVQVGEHLVFGYNVFMGLKKETTVADVFSLYKLVQGPEGYDVTPVELKGSFLGIDSFAQDFRELYAYYKHTRLIQLIVRDGKLLAAFQIGERITDLRVFRWSVSPNGEVRYIDNRGERDIALPAPFDFEWTRATREMVVNGRHPHLNILDSVFVETVNGDLTIKVENNTEDGKGIYREPVEDKTQSLDDAQVDFAKVGSLILLKILPYREEQWRYLVFNTLTRKVLRQDAIGLACIQLPEDHGIIFPGGYYLQNGEHKSFDQSMDGMRYKRSIRSPNGEDVLYLFYEPEQGRTAMFTYNMIERRLQTPIFGHGYARLDDGRMVIFATESDEPTRVHPMQVWQTPYFSDEYAAKQPAGNSFMGKIGNAELVRGVSELMSLSREIEATEVSAKRYGLLAQNTRRLFDAHHWLSDPNCGETAPLLREIAATAESVLDEYEKVEGIRNQSDRAMREAQSKQKALLDSLQPENWEKVQDFVDALNGLTAQRGHLLTIREYRYIDVAAIDAMEQALVAEHERIGAATGEFLAGDKALAPLAERLAALDAQAQQATTVAQLVEPLEQMRAMSGDLDMLSALMATLKVDDATQRTRIVEAISEIYSRLNQAKARADQRRKGLGSAESVAQFGAQFSLFGQSIASALSLAQDPEKADEQLSRLMVQLEELESQFGEHEAFLGDILTKREELLETFEAHKQTLMDDRQRKAQAVMDAATRILDGLGRRTARFASADELNAFFAGDALILKLRELAERLRALKDSVKADDVEARMKGARDQAVRALRDRSELFEEGGNVIKLGPRHRFSVNTQELDLTLLPRGDVLNLHLTGTDFFEPLNNPDLDAARAYWGVSMDSESPQLYRGEYLAGLVIEAAAGNREGLSLDLLHQQLAQPEALGRTVRDFAAPRYREGYEKGIHDHDATLILQALLPLRASAGRLAFEPAARAWAALYWSQVAQHEPHKQWPERARTSADIQRLFGSASGLDALRGEIAEAMSAYAQQHTLAIDPALTPRAAEYLVQELSDERPQFVFSKYAQQLLQALREKLSAARMWDGFAAALDGLGDRIAARWALAMNWIEALARAPELAPLAGYAAEAATLLLLDQRFPKKITETDLSASVQGLLGEHPRVKDGRMSLAIDDWSARLRHHRESFVPGFQRYQALRQEIVGRERHALRLDEFKPRPLSSFVRNKLINDVYLSVIGDNLAKQMGTVGESKRSDLMGLLMMISPPGYGKTTLMEYVAHRLGLIFMKINGPALGHEVRSLDPEQAPDATSRQELEKLNLALEMGNNVMLYVDDIQHTHPEFLQKFISLCDGTRRIEGVWKGRTRTYDMRGKKFCVVMAGNPYTESGEVFKIPDMLANRADIYNLGDVLGGMEASFVLSYIENSLTSNPVLAPLATREMADLYRFVAKAEGKPFSANELSHAYSGAEINEIVATLERLIQVREVVYKVNQQYIASAAQAETYRTEPPFKLQGSYRNMNKLAEKISPVMNQAELQQLIGDHYQGEAQLLTSGAEENLLKLAELRGVLTPEQAARWAQIKRDFQRNKAMGAGEADVGGRVVAQLNDLVESVRSLDSSASKAAAAPAPVAPENPAPWVEILGLLERVAAAQAAPPPLAPTAPAPDYDALLEQLGPSLQHALDPLVGRLHDSGERQTRINEALVEIFRQLGERDVHDAPTRAEMTEQQRELQRALNDFADRLNGRVQR